A window of the Lolium perenne isolate Kyuss_39 chromosome 7, Kyuss_2.0, whole genome shotgun sequence genome harbors these coding sequences:
- the LOC127313923 gene encoding elongation factor Ts, mitochondrial yields MAWGQVAARRPIASLLSRAQQQAAQLSPSATSQTHLLGNHFPQNGMLHRRFSSEVPDQMGLIKQLRERTSAPIKDVKASLVSCNWDIEEAQKDLRKRGVILAAKKSSRTAAEGLLAMAQDEKRAAVVELNCETDFVARNEVFQYLASSLAKMVLSVQEPGKLVFPFAPAYLENMSINLDHPKLSGETTVRDAVTEVAAMVGENVKLRRGFMFSTAGHGVVSSYLHNCPQPGLGRMAGLVTLEAEDSSAPLDALKRVGSSIAMHIVAQKPLFLSKDLVSAAALENERDVLRTQAEKSGKPPMAMEKMVEGRLRKYFEEVVLLEQKYIVNDSTNIKTLLNDLSKEVGSKVTIGNFVRMEVGEGIERPEEADVPQATARAA; encoded by the exons ATGGCTTGGGGCCAGGTTGCTGCTAGAAGGCCCATAGCAAGCCTTCTGTCGCGTGCCCAACAACAAGCTGCCCAACTCTCCCCTTCCGCGACATCCCAAACTCATCTGTTGGGCAACCATTTCCCGCAAAATGGCATGCTTCACAGGAGATTTAGCTCCGAAGTGCCCGATCAGATGGGTCTTATCAAGCAGCTCCGAGAAAGAACCAGCGCTCCGATCAAAGATGTCAAAGCTTCGCTGGTCAGCTGCAACTGGGATATCG AGGAGGCGCAGAAGGATCTCAGGAAGAGAGGGGTGATTCTTGCTGCCAAGAAGTCGTCACGGACTGCTGCTGAGGGTTTGCTAGCTATGGCACAGGATGAGAAGCGGGCAGCTGTGGTTGAGCTAAACTGCGAGACCGACTTTGTGGCAAGAAACGAAgttttccagtatctg GCATCATCCCTGGCGAAAATGGTTTTGTCAGTTCAAGAACCTGGCAAATTGGTTTTTCCTTTTGCTCCTGCATATTTGGAG AACATGAGCATTAACCTAGATCATCCTAAACTCAGTGGTGAAACAACTGTTCGCGATGCTGTCACAGAAGTTGCTGCCATGGTGGGGGAGAACGTAAAACTCAGAAGAGGCTTCATGTTTTCCACTGCCGGACATGGTGTTGTTTCATCTTATCTGCATAACTGTCCCCAGCCAG GTTTGGGTCGAATGGCTGGATTGGTTACATTAGAAGCAGAAGATAGCAGTGCCCCGCTTGATGCTCTCAAGAGAGTTGGGTCATCTATCGCAATGCATATTGTTGCGCAAAAGCCATTATTCTTATCAAAAGACCTGGTTTCTGCCGCAGCTCTGGAAAATGAACGTGACGTGCTCCGAACTCAG GCTGAAAAATCAGGTAAACCCCCAATGGCTATGGAGAAAATGGTGGAAGGTCGATTGAGGAAGtattttgaagaagttgtgctttTGGAGCAAAAGTATATTGTTAATGATAGCACAAACATTAAG ACCCTGCTGAATGATTTATCAAAGGAGGTCGGTTCTAAAGTGACAATTGGCAATTTTGTCAGAATGGAAGTTGGAGAAGGAATTGAGAG ACCTGAAGAAGCGGATGTGCCTCAAGCTACGGCTCGTGCGGCATAA